In the genome of Streptomyces racemochromogenes, one region contains:
- a CDS encoding SCO0930 family lipoprotein, with amino-acid sequence MGIKRGTTLAAVAVVVTLAATACGTNVKGGATGPAGAASAQAPAADPYADGQQPAQQAGAAKPAGQLAIAATDQLGSVLTDSAGFTLYRFDKDTAKPPASNCDGDCAKAWPVVAAGEVTAAAGMDPALLGEVVRKDGGKQLTVAGWPVYRFAKDTKAGDLNGQGVGGTWFAFAPDGKKAAKAAASPAPAGAGQASGALTVAKDPKLGDHIVDGNGMTVYRFKPDTAWPMVSKCTGDCLAKWPVVPPVDKANAKGIIEKNYLVLDRPDGKKQQTVNCWPVYTFTGDKKAGDTNGQGVGGTWYAVAPDGGLITAQ; translated from the coding sequence ATGGGCATCAAGCGCGGAACCACCCTGGCCGCCGTAGCGGTCGTCGTCACCCTGGCGGCGACCGCCTGCGGGACGAACGTCAAGGGCGGCGCGACCGGTCCGGCCGGGGCCGCGTCCGCCCAGGCTCCCGCCGCCGACCCCTACGCCGACGGGCAGCAGCCCGCACAGCAGGCCGGTGCCGCGAAGCCCGCCGGACAGCTGGCGATCGCGGCCACCGACCAGCTCGGGTCGGTGCTCACCGACAGCGCCGGCTTCACCCTGTACCGCTTCGACAAGGACACCGCCAAGCCGCCGGCCTCCAACTGCGACGGGGACTGCGCCAAGGCCTGGCCGGTGGTCGCGGCGGGCGAGGTCACGGCAGCCGCCGGCATGGACCCCGCCCTGCTGGGCGAGGTGGTCCGCAAGGACGGCGGCAAGCAGCTGACGGTGGCCGGCTGGCCCGTGTACCGCTTCGCCAAGGACACCAAGGCGGGCGACCTGAACGGGCAGGGCGTCGGCGGCACCTGGTTCGCCTTCGCCCCCGACGGCAAGAAGGCCGCGAAGGCGGCGGCCTCCCCCGCCCCCGCCGGCGCCGGACAGGCCTCGGGCGCGCTGACGGTGGCCAAGGACCCCAAGCTGGGCGACCACATCGTCGACGGCAACGGCATGACGGTCTACCGCTTCAAGCCCGACACCGCCTGGCCCATGGTCTCCAAGTGCACCGGCGACTGCCTGGCCAAGTGGCCGGTGGTGCCGCCGGTGGACAAGGCGAACGCCAAGGGGATCATCGAGAAGAACTACCTGGTCCTGGACCGCCCCGACGGCAAGAAGCAGCAGACGGTGAACTGCTGGCCGGTCTACACCTTCACCGGTGACAAGAAGGCCGGCGACACCAACGGCCAGGGCGTCGGCGGCACCTGGTACGCCGTCGCCCCCGACGGCGGGCTCATCACCGCCCAGTGA
- a CDS encoding GDSL-type esterase/lipase family protein, producing the protein MVHGDSITEGWWSTRPAHGWPAVAGRALGFDTVNLGYAGAARGELATAEQLAALPADVLTLAFGTNCWSRVPFTAPLLYETTRVFLDLVRQGHPRTPLLLLSPVLRPDAERTPNRLGATLGALRDAMERAVRDRIAAGDGRLALLPGRDVLGPEHLADGLHPNDAGHQVLGLAVVTALRRAGFDGG; encoded by the coding sequence GTGGTGCACGGCGACTCCATCACCGAGGGCTGGTGGTCCACGCGGCCCGCCCACGGCTGGCCCGCCGTCGCCGGCCGCGCGCTGGGCTTCGACACCGTCAACCTCGGCTACGCCGGCGCCGCGCGCGGCGAACTCGCCACCGCCGAGCAGCTCGCGGCGCTCCCCGCCGACGTCCTCACCCTCGCCTTCGGCACCAACTGCTGGTCCCGCGTCCCCTTCACGGCCCCGCTGCTGTACGAGACCACCCGCGTGTTCCTCGACCTGGTCCGCCAGGGCCACCCCCGCACCCCCCTGCTGCTCCTGTCCCCCGTGCTGCGCCCCGACGCCGAGCGCACCCCCAACCGCCTGGGCGCCACCCTGGGCGCGCTGCGGGACGCGATGGAGCGGGCCGTCCGGGACCGGATCGCCGCCGGGGACGGCCGGCTGGCCCTGCTGCCGGGCCGGGACGTGCTCGGACCCGAACACCTCGCCGACGGGCTGCACCCCAACGACGCCGGACACCAGGTCCTCGGCCTCGCTGTGGTCACGGCCCTGAGGCGGGCCGGGTTCGACGGCGGGTGA
- a CDS encoding amino acid permease, with amino-acid sequence MLDQGQAPTLSPETRKPVNPLMRRKPVERLVSEGGQGEGGTLRRSLTMWQLTMISIGATLGTGIFVVLGTAAPKAGPAVTISFVIAGLTALFSALSYAELAGSVPVSGSSYSYAYATMGELIAWICGWCLVLEYAVSVAAVAVGWGQYLNEFLDGTIGVTIPEAVSAPLGEGGFINLPALVVVLLSMVFLMRGAKESATVNSIMVAVKIVTLLLFIGIGIMGIKAGNYTPLAPLGVTGISAAASTLFFSYIGFDAASTAGEEAKNPKKDLPRAIMLSLAIVTVLYVLVAFVAVGAMPWQDFEGTEAALAQIMTDVTGTSVWGVVLAGGAIVAIFSVVFAVLYGQTRILFAMSRDGLVPKVFAKVDEKTGAPRANVVIVSLFCGVLAAFIPLGKLADATSIGTLFAFGLVNVAVVILRRTRPDMPRTFKVALFPVTPILGVLACGYMMFSLDMATWMVFGGWMIVGLVFYFLYGVRRSRLATEAEVATAEK; translated from the coding sequence GTGCTCGATCAGGGCCAGGCACCCACGCTCTCCCCGGAGACGCGCAAGCCCGTGAACCCGCTCATGCGGCGCAAGCCGGTCGAGCGGCTCGTCTCCGAGGGCGGCCAGGGCGAGGGCGGCACGCTGCGCCGCTCGCTCACCATGTGGCAGCTGACCATGATCAGCATCGGCGCCACCCTGGGCACCGGCATCTTCGTCGTCCTCGGCACCGCCGCCCCCAAGGCCGGCCCCGCCGTGACGATCTCCTTCGTCATCGCGGGCCTGACCGCCCTGTTCTCGGCCCTCTCCTACGCCGAGCTGGCCGGCTCCGTCCCGGTCTCCGGCTCCTCGTACTCGTACGCCTACGCCACCATGGGCGAGCTCATAGCCTGGATCTGCGGCTGGTGCCTGGTCCTGGAGTACGCCGTCTCCGTCGCGGCCGTCGCCGTCGGCTGGGGCCAGTACCTCAACGAGTTCCTCGACGGCACCATCGGCGTCACCATCCCCGAAGCGGTCTCCGCACCGCTGGGTGAGGGCGGCTTCATCAACCTGCCGGCCCTGGTCGTCGTCCTGCTCTCGATGGTCTTCCTGATGCGCGGCGCCAAGGAGAGCGCCACGGTCAACTCGATCATGGTCGCGGTGAAGATCGTCACCCTGCTGCTCTTCATCGGCATCGGCATCATGGGCATCAAGGCGGGCAACTACACCCCCCTCGCCCCGCTCGGCGTCACCGGCATCAGCGCCGCCGCCTCCACCCTCTTCTTCTCCTACATCGGCTTCGACGCCGCCTCCACCGCCGGTGAGGAAGCCAAGAACCCCAAGAAGGACCTGCCGCGGGCGATCATGCTCTCGCTGGCCATCGTCACCGTCCTCTACGTCCTCGTCGCCTTCGTCGCCGTCGGCGCCATGCCGTGGCAGGACTTCGAGGGCACCGAGGCCGCGCTCGCCCAGATCATGACCGACGTCACCGGCACCAGCGTCTGGGGCGTCGTCCTCGCCGGCGGTGCCATCGTCGCGATCTTCTCCGTCGTCTTCGCCGTCCTCTACGGCCAGACCCGCATCCTCTTCGCGATGTCCCGCGACGGCCTCGTCCCCAAGGTCTTCGCCAAGGTCGACGAGAAGACCGGCGCCCCCCGCGCCAACGTGGTGATCGTCTCCCTGTTCTGCGGCGTCCTCGCCGCCTTCATCCCGCTGGGCAAGCTCGCCGACGCCACCAGCATCGGCACCCTCTTCGCCTTCGGCCTGGTCAACGTCGCCGTCGTCATCCTGCGCCGGACCCGCCCCGACATGCCGCGCACCTTCAAGGTGGCGCTCTTCCCCGTCACCCCCATCCTGGGTGTCCTCGCCTGCGGCTACATGATGTTCAGCCTCGATATGGCCACGTGGATGGTCTTCGGTGGCTGGATGATCGTGGGCCTCGTGTTCTACTTCCTGTACGGCGTCCGCCGCTCCCGACTGGCCACCGAAGCTGAGGTGGCCACAGCAGAGAAGTGA
- a CDS encoding Lrp/AsnC family transcriptional regulator has translation MRLNDLDERIVHALAEDARRSYADIGSEVGLSAPAVKRRVDRLRAEGAITGFTVRVDPAAMGWETEGFIEIYCRHNTSPDDIRRGLERYPEVVSASTVTGDADALVQVFASDMRHFERVLERIAGEPFVERTKSVLVLSPLLRRFTSGAPA, from the coding sequence GTGCGACTGAACGATCTCGACGAACGCATCGTGCACGCCCTCGCCGAGGATGCCCGCCGCTCCTACGCGGACATCGGCTCCGAGGTCGGGCTCTCGGCCCCCGCCGTCAAGCGGCGCGTGGACCGGCTGCGGGCCGAAGGCGCCATCACCGGCTTCACCGTCCGCGTCGACCCGGCCGCCATGGGCTGGGAGACCGAGGGCTTCATCGAGATCTACTGCCGCCACAACACCTCTCCGGACGACATCCGGCGGGGGCTGGAGCGGTACCCCGAGGTGGTGTCCGCGTCGACCGTCACCGGCGACGCGGACGCCCTCGTCCAGGTCTTCGCCTCCGACATGAGGCACTTCGAGCGCGTCCTGGAGCGCATCGCGGGCGAACCCTTCGTCGAACGGACCAAGTCCGTACTCGTCCTCAGCCCGCTCCTGCGCCGCTTCACCTCGGGAGCACCCGCGTAA
- a CDS encoding WhiB family transcriptional regulator gives MTDLSHLPGAALHHWQWQSRAACRALGPGRFFHPAGERGEERDDRDRAAKEVCARCPVRAACLEHALRTREPFGVWGGLTEEERRALTGRTARPLSV, from the coding sequence ATGACCGACCTCTCACACCTGCCCGGCGCCGCCCTCCACCACTGGCAGTGGCAGTCGCGGGCCGCCTGCCGCGCGCTCGGACCCGGCAGGTTCTTCCACCCCGCCGGTGAGCGAGGGGAGGAACGCGACGACCGGGACCGGGCGGCGAAGGAGGTCTGCGCCCGCTGCCCGGTCCGCGCGGCTTGCCTGGAGCACGCCCTGCGCACCCGTGAGCCCTTCGGTGTCTGGGGCGGGCTAACGGAGGAGGAGCGCCGCGCGCTCACCGGCCGTACGGCCCGCCCGCTGTCCGTGTGA
- a CDS encoding GNAT family N-acetyltransferase: protein MSAENPVSPLDNPVWASLNGPHRAFAEYAGSGAARYLRSATPFAALADPRDPSAWADLAALAGPGQEVWLTGLLTPPAGWETVAVIPGVQLDGRAVRVEHAPEAVRLGPADVEEMTALVELTEPGPFLPRTVELGTYLGIRHEGRLVAMAGERMRPPGWSEISAVCTHPDFRGRGLAARLVRAVAAAIRDRGDLPFLHAAAGNTGAVRLYESMGFTLRREPVFIGVRSPKE from the coding sequence ATGTCCGCCGAGAATCCCGTCTCACCGCTCGACAACCCGGTGTGGGCCTCCCTGAACGGCCCGCACCGTGCCTTCGCCGAGTACGCGGGCAGCGGCGCGGCCCGCTACCTGCGGTCCGCCACCCCCTTCGCCGCCCTCGCCGACCCGCGGGACCCGTCGGCCTGGGCGGACCTGGCGGCGCTGGCCGGCCCGGGGCAGGAGGTGTGGCTGACGGGCCTGCTGACGCCGCCGGCGGGCTGGGAGACGGTGGCCGTGATCCCCGGGGTCCAGCTGGACGGCCGGGCGGTGCGGGTCGAGCACGCGCCGGAGGCGGTCCGGCTCGGCCCGGCCGACGTGGAGGAGATGACGGCCCTGGTGGAGCTGACCGAGCCGGGCCCCTTCCTGCCCCGCACGGTCGAGCTGGGCACCTATCTGGGGATCCGGCACGAGGGCCGGCTCGTGGCGATGGCCGGGGAGCGGATGCGGCCGCCGGGCTGGAGCGAGATCAGCGCGGTGTGCACCCATCCGGACTTCCGCGGCCGGGGCCTGGCGGCCCGGCTCGTGCGGGCGGTGGCGGCGGCGATCCGGGACCGCGGCGACCTGCCCTTCCTGCACGCGGCGGCGGGCAACACGGGCGCGGTGCGGCTGTACGAGTCCATGGGCTTCACCCTGCGCCGGGAGCCGGTGTTCATCGGGGTGCGCTCCCCGAAGGAGTAG
- a CDS encoding carbon-nitrogen hydrolase family protein, producing MPPLRTALLQSSGRLGDTAENLKRLDEAASRAAQGGAGLLVTSEMYLTGYALDLQEVPGYAEPADGESAHAIAGIARRHGIAVLYGYPERDGDTVYNSAQLIGPDGARLANYRKTHLFGCFEQDAFTPGDTAVVQADLNGLRVGIMICYDVEFPENVRAHALAGTDLLLVPTAQMHPFQFVAEQLVPVRAFENQMYIAYVNRTGPEGEFEFVGLSCLASPDGVTRTRAGRGEEMVFGQVDPELLEASRETNPYLRDRRPGLYASLV from the coding sequence ATGCCCCCGCTGCGCACCGCACTCCTCCAGAGCTCCGGACGGCTCGGCGACACCGCCGAGAACCTGAAGCGGCTCGACGAGGCCGCGTCGCGCGCCGCACAGGGCGGGGCCGGGCTCCTCGTGACCTCGGAGATGTACCTGACCGGCTACGCGCTGGACCTCCAGGAAGTGCCGGGGTACGCCGAACCGGCCGACGGCGAGTCCGCCCACGCCATCGCGGGCATCGCCCGCCGCCACGGGATCGCCGTCCTGTACGGCTACCCGGAGCGGGACGGCGACACCGTCTACAACTCGGCGCAGCTGATCGGCCCCGACGGTGCCCGGCTGGCGAACTACCGCAAGACCCACCTCTTCGGCTGCTTCGAGCAGGACGCCTTCACCCCCGGCGACACGGCCGTCGTCCAGGCGGACCTGAACGGCCTCCGCGTCGGCATCATGATCTGCTACGACGTGGAGTTCCCCGAGAACGTACGGGCCCACGCGCTCGCCGGGACCGACCTCCTCCTGGTCCCGACCGCGCAGATGCACCCCTTCCAGTTCGTCGCCGAACAGCTGGTCCCCGTACGGGCCTTCGAGAACCAGATGTACATCGCGTACGTCAACCGGACCGGCCCCGAGGGCGAGTTCGAGTTCGTCGGCCTCAGCTGCCTCGCCAGCCCCGACGGGGTCACCCGCACCCGGGCCGGCCGCGGCGAGGAGATGGTCTTCGGCCAGGTCGACCCGGAGCTCCTGGAAGCCTCCCGCGAGACCAACCCGTACCTGCGCGACCGCCGCCCCGGGCTCTACGCCTCCCTCGTCTGA
- a CDS encoding flavin monoamine oxidase family protein produces MTSTVPTTAVPHSDGQPPITMFGPDFPYAYDDFLAHPAGLGQIPATEHGTEVAVIGGGLSGIISAYELMKMGLKPVVYEADQIGGRLRTVGFEGAGTEGLTAEMGAMRFPPSSTALQHYIDLVGLQTQPFPNPLSEATPSTVVDLKGETHYAETIADLPQVYRDVAAAWNACLDEGADFSDMNTAMRERDVPRIREIWAKLVEKLDDETFYGFLCKSEAFKSFRKREIFGQVGFGTGGWDTDFPNSILEILRVVYTEADDHHRGIVGGSQQLPLRLWEREPEKILYWAQGTSLSSLHDGTPRPAVTRLHRTAGNRITVTDASGDIRTYRAAIFTAQSWMLLSKIACDDTLFPIDHWTAIERTHYMESSKLFIPVDRPFWLDKDEETGRDVMSMTLTDRMTRGTYLLDNGPDQPAVICLSYTWCDDSLKWLPLSANERMEVMLKSLGEIYPKVDIRRHIIGNPVTVSWENEPYFMGAFKANLPGHYRYQRRLYTHFMQDRLPEDKRGIFLAGDDISWTAGWAEGAVQTALNAVWGVMHHLGGSTDAANPGPGDVFDEIAPVELPED; encoded by the coding sequence ATGACGTCCACGGTGCCCACCACCGCCGTTCCGCACAGCGACGGCCAGCCCCCGATCACCATGTTCGGGCCGGACTTCCCGTACGCCTACGACGACTTCCTCGCCCACCCGGCGGGCCTGGGCCAGATACCGGCGACCGAGCACGGCACCGAGGTCGCCGTCATCGGCGGCGGCCTGTCCGGCATCATCTCCGCCTACGAGCTGATGAAGATGGGCCTCAAGCCCGTCGTGTACGAGGCCGACCAGATCGGCGGCCGCCTGCGCACCGTCGGCTTCGAGGGCGCCGGCACCGAGGGCCTGACCGCGGAGATGGGCGCCATGCGCTTCCCGCCGTCCTCCACCGCGCTCCAGCACTACATCGACCTCGTGGGCCTGCAGACCCAGCCCTTCCCGAACCCGCTGTCCGAGGCCACCCCCTCGACGGTCGTGGACCTCAAGGGCGAGACCCACTACGCCGAGACCATCGCCGACCTCCCGCAGGTCTACCGCGACGTCGCCGCCGCGTGGAACGCCTGCCTTGACGAGGGCGCCGACTTCTCCGACATGAACACCGCGATGCGCGAGCGGGACGTCCCGCGCATCCGCGAGATCTGGGCGAAGCTCGTCGAGAAGCTCGACGACGAGACCTTCTACGGCTTCCTCTGCAAGTCCGAGGCCTTCAAGTCCTTCCGCAAGCGCGAGATCTTCGGCCAGGTCGGCTTCGGCACCGGCGGCTGGGACACCGACTTCCCGAACTCCATCCTGGAGATCCTGCGCGTCGTCTACACCGAGGCGGACGACCACCACCGCGGCATCGTCGGCGGCTCGCAGCAGCTGCCGCTGCGCCTGTGGGAGCGCGAGCCCGAGAAGATCCTGTACTGGGCCCAGGGCACGTCCCTGTCGTCCCTGCACGACGGCACCCCGCGCCCGGCGGTCACCCGCCTGCACCGCACGGCCGGCAACCGCATCACCGTCACCGACGCGTCGGGCGACATCCGCACCTACCGCGCCGCGATCTTCACGGCCCAGTCGTGGATGCTGCTGTCGAAGATCGCGTGCGACGACACGCTCTTCCCGATCGACCACTGGACGGCGATCGAGCGCACCCACTACATGGAGTCCAGCAAGCTCTTCATCCCCGTCGACCGCCCCTTCTGGCTCGACAAGGACGAGGAGACGGGCCGCGACGTCATGTCGATGACCCTCACGGACCGCATGACCCGCGGCACGTACCTGCTGGACAACGGCCCGGACCAGCCGGCCGTGATCTGCCTGTCGTACACCTGGTGCGACGACAGCCTCAAGTGGCTGCCGCTGTCCGCGAACGAGCGGATGGAGGTCATGCTGAAGTCCCTCGGCGAGATCTACCCCAAGGTCGACATCCGCCGCCACATCATCGGCAACCCGGTGACCGTGTCCTGGGAGAACGAGCCCTACTTCATGGGCGCGTTCAAGGCCAACCTGCCGGGCCACTACCGCTACCAGCGGCGCCTGTACACCCACTTCATGCAGGACCGCCTCCCCGAGGACAAGCGCGGCATCTTCCTCGCGGGCGACGACATCTCCTGGACGGCCGGCTGGGCCGAGGGCGCGGTGCAGACCGCGCTGAACGCCGTCTGGGGTGTCATGCACCACCTCGGCGGGTCCACGGACGCCGCGAACCCGGGCCCGGGCGACGTCTTCGACGAGATCGCCCCGGTCGAACTCCCCGAGGACTAG
- a CDS encoding DUF5995 family protein: MEAVLARMRALDERLPAQDGVAVFNRVYMTVTQTLHRRIGQGEFPAPRRAQTLAVRFAERYLTAVEADRAPACWRPLLQYRRHPGVRPLQHALAGINAHIGHDLALAVVSTCRALDCPPTALEADFHRVGDTLVSLEERIREDLMPGPDLLEVADPLTHLLGSWSLERARAGAWASARLLWTLRRSPDLAEEFEESLDAGVGLVGRCLLTPTARRSAARCCPW, translated from the coding sequence ATGGAAGCGGTACTCGCGCGGATGCGCGCCCTGGACGAGCGGCTCCCCGCGCAGGACGGTGTCGCCGTCTTCAACCGGGTGTACATGACCGTGACGCAGACCCTGCACCGGCGGATCGGCCAGGGCGAGTTCCCGGCGCCGCGGCGGGCGCAGACGCTGGCCGTGCGGTTCGCGGAGCGGTACCTGACGGCGGTGGAGGCGGACCGGGCGCCGGCCTGCTGGCGCCCGCTGCTCCAGTACCGGCGCCACCCGGGGGTGCGGCCGCTCCAGCACGCGCTGGCCGGGATCAACGCCCACATCGGGCACGACCTGGCCCTGGCGGTGGTGTCCACCTGCCGCGCCCTGGACTGCCCGCCGACGGCCCTCGAAGCCGACTTCCACCGGGTCGGCGACACCCTGGTCTCCCTGGAGGAGCGCATCCGGGAGGACCTGATGCCGGGCCCCGACCTGCTGGAGGTCGCCGACCCGCTCACGCACCTGCTGGGCTCCTGGAGCCTGGAGCGGGCCCGGGCGGGGGCCTGGGCGTCGGCCCGCCTGCTGTGGACGCTGCGGCGCTCCCCCGACCTGGCGGAGGAGTTCGAGGAGTCACTCGACGCCGGGGTCGGCCTGGTCGGGCGGTGCCTCCTCACGCCGACGGCCCGCCGCTCCGCTGCGCGGTGCTGCCCCTGGTGA
- a CDS encoding uracil-xanthine permease family protein has protein sequence MGFGVRWTLHGDGRTPAPGAVVRPEERLSWPRTAGLGAQHVVAMFGASFVAPVLMGLDPNLAIMMSGIATVIFLLATRGRVPSYLGCSLSFVGVAAAIRAGGGDSAVVTGAVFTVGAALFLAGLAVQRFGARIIHAAMPPVVTGAVVMLIGFNLAPVTASTYWPQDQWTALLTMLFTGLAVVCLRGFWSRIAIFLGLVFGYAVSWVFDLVFGKIHSTVGGPEAVDHWRLDLSGVGEADWIGLPSFHAPSFEWSAILIALPVVIALIAENAGHIKAVGEMTGDPLDDKLGTAIAADGAASMLSTAVGGPPNTTYSENIGVMAATRVYSTAAYWAAAGFALLFGLCPKFGAVVAAIPGGVLGGITVILYGMIGLLGAQIWLNGRVDLRNPLNLVPAAAGIIIGVGGVKLHFTDSFELGGIALGTIVVITGYHALRYFAPAHLKEQEPLLDSGTSDYDADADADTDAGGGKRG, from the coding sequence ATGGGCTTCGGCGTGCGCTGGACCCTGCACGGAGACGGGCGGACGCCCGCTCCCGGCGCGGTGGTGCGGCCCGAGGAGCGGCTGTCGTGGCCGCGCACCGCCGGACTCGGCGCCCAGCACGTCGTGGCGATGTTCGGCGCCAGCTTCGTCGCCCCGGTCCTCATGGGCCTGGACCCGAACCTGGCGATCATGATGTCGGGCATCGCGACGGTGATCTTCCTCCTCGCGACGCGCGGGCGGGTCCCCTCCTACCTGGGCTGCTCCCTCTCCTTCGTGGGCGTCGCGGCGGCGATCCGGGCGGGCGGCGGGGACAGCGCGGTGGTCACGGGCGCGGTCTTCACCGTGGGCGCGGCGCTCTTCCTCGCGGGTCTGGCCGTCCAGCGGTTCGGGGCGCGGATCATCCACGCGGCGATGCCGCCGGTGGTGACGGGCGCGGTCGTGATGCTGATCGGCTTCAACCTGGCGCCGGTCACGGCCTCGACGTACTGGCCCCAGGACCAGTGGACGGCCCTGCTGACCATGCTGTTCACCGGGCTCGCGGTGGTGTGCCTGCGCGGGTTCTGGTCGCGCATCGCGATCTTCCTGGGCCTGGTGTTCGGGTACGCGGTCTCCTGGGTCTTCGACCTGGTCTTCGGCAAGATCCACTCCACGGTGGGCGGGCCCGAGGCCGTGGACCACTGGCGGCTGGACCTCTCCGGCGTGGGCGAGGCCGACTGGATCGGGCTGCCGTCCTTCCACGCGCCGTCCTTCGAGTGGTCGGCCATCCTGATCGCGCTGCCGGTGGTGATCGCGCTGATCGCCGAGAACGCCGGACACATCAAGGCCGTCGGCGAGATGACCGGCGACCCGCTCGACGACAAGCTCGGCACCGCCATCGCCGCCGACGGCGCGGCGTCCATGCTGTCCACCGCCGTCGGCGGCCCGCCGAACACCACGTACTCCGAGAACATCGGCGTCATGGCCGCCACCCGCGTCTACTCCACGGCGGCCTACTGGGCCGCGGCCGGCTTCGCCCTGCTCTTCGGCCTGTGCCCCAAGTTCGGCGCGGTCGTGGCCGCGATCCCCGGCGGCGTGCTGGGCGGCATCACGGTGATCCTGTACGGCATGATCGGCCTGCTCGGCGCGCAGATCTGGCTGAACGGCCGGGTGGACCTGCGCAACCCGCTGAACCTGGTGCCGGCCGCGGCGGGCATCATCATCGGCGTCGGCGGGGTCAAGCTGCACTTCACCGACAGCTTCGAGCTGGGCGGGATCGCACTCGGCACGATCGTGGTGATCACCGGCTACCACGCGCTGCGCTACTTCGCCCCCGCGCACCTGAAGGAGCAGGAGCCGCTGCTGGACTCCGGCACGTCGGACTACGACGCGGACGCCGACGCGGACACCGACGCCGGGGGCGGCAAGCGGGGTTGA